Proteins encoded by one window of Candidatus Eremiobacterota bacterium:
- a CDS encoding M55 family metallopeptidase, whose amino-acid sequence MQEKSFRPYIVADIEGTSGVWKREDTMAGTPGWCRARVEMTHDVSAAVDTLFSCGASSVMVKDFHRDGFNIVPRLLDRRAVLVSGYYLKPLVMYGNLRRSNRAFFIGMHAASGNRNGFLSHTLTSRITRLSINGNDVCETQIFAHVLGEVRVPVVFVSGCPEACREAREHLPWIVTCPVPKVGSYQAMTDYASLVRDHLRETIAEAAALKNPQLYRLIPPYEVKITFRDEKTAMRSRWNYPIEGSTVRFHAEYSEDLIFSLIRIAYFSPLTWSLLPWLLPPVQWLRGIGDRLF is encoded by the coding sequence ATGCAGGAAAAAAGCTTCCGCCCCTACATAGTGGCAGATATTGAAGGCACAAGCGGCGTATGGAAGAGAGAGGACACCATGGCGGGCACGCCGGGGTGGTGCCGCGCCCGCGTGGAGATGACCCACGACGTCTCGGCTGCTGTCGATACCCTCTTCTCCTGCGGGGCTTCAAGCGTGATGGTGAAAGACTTCCACCGTGACGGCTTCAACATAGTGCCAAGGCTTCTTGACCGCAGGGCAGTTCTGGTGAGCGGCTATTACCTGAAGCCCCTTGTCATGTACGGCAACCTGCGGCGCTCAAACAGGGCGTTCTTCATAGGGATGCATGCGGCGAGCGGCAACAGGAACGGCTTTCTCTCCCACACCCTCACCAGCAGGATAACCAGGCTTTCCATCAATGGAAACGACGTGTGCGAGACGCAGATTTTCGCCCATGTACTGGGAGAAGTAAGGGTTCCCGTGGTCTTTGTATCAGGATGCCCCGAGGCCTGCAGGGAGGCCAGGGAGCACCTCCCATGGATTGTCACATGCCCTGTTCCCAAAGTGGGAAGTTACCAGGCAATGACCGACTATGCCTCATTGGTGAGAGACCACCTCCGTGAGACCATTGCCGAGGCGGCGGCGCTGAAAAATCCCCAGCTTTATCGCCTCATCCCCCCCTATGAGGTGAAAATCACCTTCCGCGATGAAAAAACCGCAATGCGCTCCAGATGGAACTACCCTATTGAAGGCTCTACCGTCCGCTTTCACGCCGAGTACTCAGAGGACCTCATCTTTTCCCTCATCCGCATCGCCTATTTCTCGCCCCTCACGTGGAGCCTTCTCCCCTGGCTGCTCCCGCCCGTGCAATGGCTCCGGGGAATTGGAGACAGACTCTTCTAA
- a CDS encoding glycosyltransferase family 39 protein, with protein sequence MREPPRMTTQELLEHFIMFTSYPFMSGLALIAFLLFLTSLPLLAASLKQVRRSTWLLLAAIGGISFALWKWYMPHFPLVVDDQYCHLDLAWNLCRDRIYRFTLVGDLNRCEIPTFSGAWPPGYHFILSLVFSLFGPSEEWAYALTLAFSLLSLFFFFAVVYLLTENERAALWGAFLLMTVPVFIRLSATCTLEMCSLMFFLITATMALLSHRSPSLRTFASLAAVAVYTCYIRPENIILLAACALFFIVYYYRGVAKSLLFRRYMLAALPVLLLLIPLAVIYYYTFVYLGPPGWNSATLAPGKNLLRHIGYNVYFFFGQYGSLPFMLAFITGCVILARYDGIVAKRGVVAAFSAFWALLCLVFYSSYYLGNFSLYTGSDRFAIAIYLPLCLIGGIGLSKLTSSGELSTDAVVTVSLALFLLCSSKAPLDSINADHFSFSACREYFYLKSLNPKCFDRRDTVICYHTQSKIYFLLGLKAMSIFVFLSVENPPERAVLFADADWFSPPQSEADARAYEVLTQNYTFEPLMVRNDEGEQPIGFYRLHRK encoded by the coding sequence GTGAGAGAACCACCGAGGATGACGACACAGGAACTCCTTGAACATTTCATCATGTTCACTTCTTACCCCTTCATGAGCGGGCTTGCCCTGATTGCCTTCCTTCTCTTTCTCACCTCCCTTCCGCTTCTCGCCGCTTCACTGAAGCAGGTAAGGAGAAGCACGTGGCTCCTTCTTGCCGCCATAGGCGGTATCTCCTTCGCTCTCTGGAAATGGTACATGCCCCATTTCCCCCTTGTGGTCGATGACCAGTACTGCCACCTTGACCTGGCCTGGAACCTCTGCCGCGACAGGATTTACCGCTTCACCCTGGTCGGTGACCTGAATCGCTGCGAGATTCCTACTTTTTCAGGGGCATGGCCGCCGGGATATCATTTCATACTCTCCCTTGTGTTCAGCCTCTTCGGCCCCTCAGAGGAATGGGCGTACGCTCTCACCCTTGCCTTCAGCCTTCTCTCCCTCTTCTTCTTCTTCGCGGTGGTCTACCTTCTCACTGAGAACGAGAGGGCGGCTCTCTGGGGAGCTTTCCTGCTGATGACCGTGCCTGTTTTCATAAGGCTTTCAGCCACCTGCACGCTTGAAATGTGCTCCCTGATGTTCTTCCTGATTACTGCAACCATGGCGCTCCTCTCCCATAGAAGCCCTTCCCTCAGGACCTTCGCTTCACTTGCCGCAGTCGCCGTCTATACCTGCTATATCAGGCCGGAGAATATCATTCTCCTCGCAGCATGTGCCCTTTTCTTCATCGTGTATTATTACAGGGGCGTCGCAAAGAGCCTTCTGTTCCGACGTTACATGCTTGCCGCCCTCCCGGTGCTCCTTCTTCTCATCCCCCTGGCAGTCATCTATTATTACACTTTTGTGTATCTTGGGCCCCCGGGATGGAACAGCGCCACCCTGGCGCCGGGGAAAAACCTGCTGAGACACATAGGATACAATGTTTACTTTTTCTTTGGCCAGTATGGATCGCTCCCTTTCATGCTCGCATTCATCACCGGCTGTGTAATCCTTGCAAGATACGACGGGATAGTGGCGAAAAGGGGGGTTGTAGCGGCATTTTCAGCCTTCTGGGCGCTCCTGTGCCTTGTATTTTATTCCTCTTATTATCTGGGCAACTTTTCCCTCTATACCGGCTCTGACCGCTTTGCCATCGCCATCTATCTTCCTCTCTGCCTGATCGGGGGAATCGGGCTCTCAAAGCTCACCTCCTCGGGAGAACTCTCCACCGATGCGGTGGTCACGGTATCGCTGGCCCTGTTTCTGCTCTGCTCGTCAAAGGCTCCCCTGGACAGCATCAATGCCGATCATTTCAGCTTTTCGGCCTGCAGGGAATACTTTTATTTAAAAAGCCTGAACCCAAAATGCTTTGACAGGCGGGATACCGTTATCTGCTATCACACGCAGTCCAAGATATATTTTCTGCTGGGCCTGAAGGCCATGTCGATCTTTGTCTTCCTCTCGGTTGAAAACCCTCCGGAGAGGGCCGTCCTGTTCGCTGATGCCGACTGGTTCTCCCCCCCCCAGTCAGAAGCTGACGCGAGGGCATACGAAGTGCTCACACAGAACTATACTTTCGAGCCCCTCATGGTAAGGAATGACGAGGGAGAGCAGCCTATAGGCTTCTACAGGCTCCATAGAAAATAG
- a CDS encoding alpha-amylase family glycosyl hydrolase, whose product MKILFYLIAGVILLFIAHEVFAAGKPSEPAVSVVKHPAWAESAVIYELNTRQFTALGTFKAIIPRLPELKKLGVDIIWLMPVHPIGVKNRKGTLGSPYAVKDYYAVNPEFGSREDFKSLVQAVHREGMHVIIDMVANHTAWDNSLIKTHPEWYQKDASGKIIPPVPDWDDVAKLDYAQEGLREYMTGVLKYWVKEMGVDGFRCDVASMVPADFWERARAEIDAIRPTFWLAEAESPGLLEKAFDCDYASEYYVLFNSIAAGKAKACEIPSLMETDSMRYPAGSWRMHFTSNHDQNSWRDTAVTRLGEKGAEAFAMLTYALPGRPLIYNGQETGSTHKLEFFEKDSITWRESAFREMYGRLSEAYRKHPALYRGDCRVLDTSRTPEVLALVRNDSATSENVLALANLSPEARTVSLDLPGNPEAIYRGVTPSKEKGLCSFRLGPWEHGLYLLQ is encoded by the coding sequence ATGAAAATTCTGTTCTATCTCATCGCAGGCGTCATCCTTCTCTTCATTGCCCATGAAGTATTTGCTGCGGGTAAGCCTTCAGAGCCCGCAGTGTCCGTGGTGAAGCACCCGGCCTGGGCAGAGAGCGCCGTCATTTATGAGCTGAACACCAGGCAGTTCACCGCTCTGGGAACTTTCAAGGCCATCATCCCTCGCCTCCCGGAGTTGAAAAAACTGGGCGTGGATATCATCTGGCTCATGCCTGTCCACCCCATCGGCGTCAAAAACAGGAAGGGCACCCTGGGAAGCCCCTACGCGGTAAAGGACTATTATGCCGTGAATCCCGAGTTCGGCTCCAGGGAGGACTTCAAGAGCCTGGTGCAGGCCGTTCACCGCGAAGGAATGCATGTCATCATCGACATGGTCGCCAATCATACCGCCTGGGACAACAGCCTTATCAAGACTCACCCCGAATGGTACCAGAAGGATGCCTCAGGGAAGATCATCCCCCCCGTGCCTGACTGGGACGATGTGGCAAAACTCGACTATGCGCAGGAAGGCCTCAGAGAGTATATGACAGGCGTCCTTAAATACTGGGTGAAGGAGATGGGTGTGGACGGCTTCCGCTGCGATGTGGCTTCAATGGTGCCGGCCGATTTCTGGGAGAGGGCCCGCGCTGAAATTGACGCCATAAGGCCCACCTTCTGGCTCGCCGAGGCCGAGAGCCCCGGCCTTCTTGAAAAAGCTTTCGACTGCGATTACGCAAGCGAATATTACGTGCTTTTCAACAGCATTGCCGCAGGGAAGGCAAAAGCCTGCGAGATCCCTTCGCTGATGGAAACCGACTCAATGCGCTACCCCGCAGGATCGTGGCGTATGCACTTCACCTCAAACCATGATCAGAACTCATGGCGTGACACCGCCGTCACGAGGCTTGGCGAGAAGGGCGCCGAAGCCTTCGCAATGCTCACCTATGCGCTGCCTGGAAGGCCCCTTATCTATAACGGACAGGAGACAGGAAGCACCCATAAGCTGGAATTTTTTGAAAAAGACTCCATCACCTGGAGGGAAAGCGCCTTCAGAGAGATGTACGGCAGGCTTTCAGAGGCTTACAGGAAGCATCCTGCCCTTTACAGGGGTGACTGCAGGGTTTTAGACACTTCCCGGACCCCCGAGGTGCTTGCCCTGGTGAGAAATGACAGCGCCACGTCAGAAAACGTGCTTGCCCTTGCCAACCTCTCGCCGGAAGCAAGGACCGTAAGCCTCGATCTCCCGGGGAATCCTGAAGCCATTTACCGGGGCGTCACCCCATCAAAGGAAAAGGGCCTCTGCTCATTCAGGCTGGGGCCCTGGGAGCACGGCCTCTATCTGCTGCAGTGA